The following are from one region of the Gossypium hirsutum isolate 1008001.06 chromosome D03, Gossypium_hirsutum_v2.1, whole genome shotgun sequence genome:
- the LOC107929241 gene encoding putative disease resistance protein RGA1, with protein MAESFAFEIAGKLLEKLGSAACERISLAWGVREEFEKLKLTLAAIRAVVLDAEQQQARSLELSLWLQRFKDACYDVDDLIDEFEIQALRRLVLKRGSTGRKVRHFFSGSNPWAFNFRMGYKIKKANEMLNKVAAEKAKFHLTEKHETNVIHRDRETYSFVKTSSVIGRDEAKQHLVNFLMNPTDGEDIPVLPTVGIGGIGKTTLAQLVFNEESVKSHFELRIWVCVTEDFDIKQLMIKIIKSATGMNCKDMNKEELHRVLQDCLNGKRFFLVLDDVWNEDKKKWSELKDLLCGGAQGSRIIITTRSRKVATITGTIPPYDLEHLSYDNCLSLFLKLAFKEGEEKQHDNLVRIGEGIVQKCKGVALAVKTLGSLLCSTRVQHDWELVRDSGLWKLKQEENDILPALKLSYDHLPWYLTQCFAFCSVFPKDLEFNDIFLISLWKANGFLQSPYENEETEDIGKRYLQELLSRSLFHQVEDMPFHSSFKMHDLVHDLALSVVQNEVNSCNH; from the coding sequence ATGGCTGAATCCTTCGCATTCGAGATCGCCGGAAAACTACTGGAGAAACTAGGGAGTGCTGCCTGTGAAAGAATTAGCTTGGCATGGGGTGTTCGAGAGGAGTTTGAAAAGCTTAAGCTGACCCTAGCTGCTATCAGAGCTGTGGTCCTGGATGCTGAACAACAACAGGCTCGTAGCCTGGAGCTCAGTCTTTGGCTACAAAGGTTCAAAGATGCTTGCTACGACGTGGATGATTTGATAGACGAGTTCGAGATCCAAGCGTTGAGGAGGCTAGTCCTGAAACGGGGAAGCACTGGAAGGAAGGTACGCCATTTCTTTTCTGGCTCTAATCCTTGGGCATTTAACTTTAGGATGGGCTATAAGATCAAAAAGGCTAACGAGATGTTGAATAAGGTTGCAGCTGAAAAGGCCAAGTTTCATCTCACTGAAAAACATGAAACTAATGTCATACATCGTGATAGGGAAACCTACTCCTTTGTTAAGACATCTAGTGTCATCGGTCGAGATGAAGCTAAACAACACCTAGTTAACTTCTTAATGAATCCAACTGATGGGGAAGATATCCCTGTCCTTCCCACAGTTGGGATCGGAGGTATTGGGAAAACTACCCTGGCCCAATTGGTGTTTAACGAGGAGAGTGTGAAGTCGCATTTTGAATTGAGAATCTGGGTGTGTGTTACAGAGGATTTTGACATTAAACAACTGatgataaaaatcattaaatctgCCACTGGTATGAACTGCAAGGACATGAATAAGGAGGAATTACATAGAGTTTTGCAAGATTGTTTGAATGGTAAAAGATTTTTTTTGGTACTAGATGATGTCTGGAACGAGGACAAGAAGAAATGGAGTGAGCTGAAAGATTTGTTGTGTGGGGGAGCCCAAGGGAGTAGAATCATTATCACAACTCGTAGCCGCAAAGTGGCTACAATCACAGGCACAATCCCTCCATACGATTTAGAGCATCTTTCTTATGACAATTGTCTATCATTGTTTCTCAAGCTTGCCTTTAAAGAAGGTGAAGAGAAACAACATGACAATCTTGTAAGAATCGGGGAAGGAATTGTTCAAAAATGCAAAGGGGTTGCTTTGGCCGTGAAGACTTTAGGCAGCCTACTCTGTTCAACTAGGGTACAACATGATTGGGAACTTGTGAGAGATAGTGGACTATGGAAGTTGAAACAGGAGGAAAATGACATCTTGCCTGCTTTAAAACTAAGTTATGATCATTTGCCCTGGTATTTAACGCAATGTTTTGCCTTTTGTTCAGTTTTTCCAAAAGATTTGGAATTCAATGATATCTTTTTGATCTCGTTGTGGAAGGCAAATGGCTTTTTGCAATCACCATACGAAAATGAAGAGACAGAAGATATTGGGAAGCGATATCTACAAGAGTTGCTATCAAGATCTTTATTCCACCAAGTTGAAGATATGCCTTTCCATTCCAGCTTCAAAATGCATGATCTTGTACATGATCTAGCATTATCAGTGGTGCAGAATGAGGTGAATTCATGTAACCATTAG